A DNA window from Helianthus annuus cultivar XRQ/B chromosome 15, HanXRQr2.0-SUNRISE, whole genome shotgun sequence contains the following coding sequences:
- the LOC110914506 gene encoding uncharacterized mitochondrial protein AtMg01250-like, whose amino-acid sequence MVDWIMTCVSTVSFSLSVNGNLCGYFKGRRGLRQGDPISPYLFTLVMEVLSLLLHKAADQHPAFRYHDKCKQQKIINVSFANDLFLFVNPDMVSVKVMRDTLELFTRLSGLTPNLVKSTMFFVTSLLW is encoded by the coding sequence ATGGTTGATTGGATTATGACATGTGTTTCCACCGTTTCCTTTTCTCTGAGCGTCAATGGGAATCTTTGTGGTTATTTCAAAGGTAGAAGAGGTCTTAGACAGGGAGATCCCATATCCCCTTATTTGTTCACGTTAGTAATGGAAGTTCTTTCGCTGCTGTTACATAAAGCTGCTGATCAACATCCTGCTTTCAGATATCATGATAAGTGCAAGCAGCAGAAGATTATCAACGTGTCTTTTGCTAATGATCTATTCCTTTTTGTTAATCCTGACATGGTCTCTGTTAAAGTGATGCGAGACACTTTGGAGTTGTTCACTAGATTATCGGGTTTAACCCCGAATCTAGTTAAAAGCACGATGTTTTTTGTAACGTCTCTTCTGTGGTAA
- the LOC110914507 gene encoding uncharacterized protein LOC110914507 yields MPLFLNVWGPTISLKKDGIKSVPVWIKLHNVPLAVYTDDGLSLLALKVGVPKRLDAYTADMCIDNWGRTSYARALVEINAENELKNHVVVAMPKMDEEGFVKENIKIEYEWKPHRCDTCRLFGHNNSSCPRTPKDKAKQVIIDEEGYIMDKRKTAKYGFPQKKQKPKFMYKPKSNSAGASTSGTKDQPEAKRVSYPVDTQNKFESLADDSLKSGTLNELHSEDPIYEKIDGTGSSRVVKSSKQPNQSNAEEEGLLTLSKRKFRLL; encoded by the coding sequence ATGCCGTTATTCCTGAATGTATGGGGTCCGACAATCAGTTTAAAGAAGGATGGTATTAAGTCTGTTCCTGTTTGGATCAAGCTTCATAATGTTCCTCTTGCTGTTTACACGGATGATGGTCTTAGTCTTCTGGCTTTGAAAGTTGGTGTTCCCAAGAGGTTAGACGCTTATACAGCTGATATGTGTATTGATAATTGGGGTCGGACCAGTTATGCTCGTGCTTTGGTGGAGATTAATGCAGAAAACGAATTGAAGAATCATGTAGTAGTTGCTATGCCGAAAATGGATGAAGAGGGTTTTGTAAAGGAAAACATTAAAATAGAATACGAGTGGAAACCGCATCGATGTGATACTTGTCGTTTATTTGGCCATAATAATTCGTCATGCCCGAGAACTCCGAAGGATAAAGCAAAACAGGTTATTATTGATGAGGAGGGGTACATTATGGATAAAAGGAAAACAGCAAAGTATGGTTTTCCACAGAAAAAGCAAAAGCCGAAGTTCATGTACAAGCCTAAGTCTAATTCTGCGGGTGCTAGTACCTCAGGAACGAAAGATCAGCCGGAAGCCAAAAGAGTTTCCTATCCTGTGGACACTCAAAATAAGTTTGAAAGTCTAGCAGATGATTCTTTGAAATCAGGTACATTAAATGAGCTGCATTCTGAGGATCCGATTTATGAGAAGATTGATGGAACAGGGAGTAGCCGAGTTGTTAAGAGTTCAAAACAACCAAATCAGAGTAATGCTGAGGAGGAGGGTTTGTTGACCCTGTCCAAACGGAAGTTTCGTCTTTTATGA